From Hylaeus volcanicus isolate JK05 chromosome 2, UHH_iyHylVolc1.0_haploid, whole genome shotgun sequence, the proteins below share one genomic window:
- the LOC128884675 gene encoding PAT complex subunit Asterix: protein MNSSVDPRRPEREVRYKPTAMSSQTQPGDYSTPDYMNILGMIFSMCGLMMRLKWCAWVALYCSCISFANSKVSDDTKQILSSFMLSISAVVMSYLQNPQPMTPPWASAMQ, encoded by the coding sequence ATGAATAGTTCAGTAGATCCTAGACGTCCAGAACGAGAGGTTCGTTACAAACCCACAGCAATGAGTAGTCAGACACAACCAGGCGATTATTCAACGCCAGATTATATGAACATATTAGGAATGATTTTTAGCATGTGCGGTTTAATGATGAGATTGAAGTGGTGTGCATGGGTTGCACTATATTGTTCTTGTATTAGTTTTGCTAATTCTAAAGTGAGCGACGATACTAAGCAAATTCTTAGTAGCTTCATGCTGTCCATATCGGCAGTTGTAATGTCATACTTACAAAATCCACAGCCTATGACTCCACCATGGGCATCGGCAATGCAATAA
- the LOC128872161 gene encoding periodic tryptophan protein 1 homolog isoform X2 has translation MNIIPCTTWVKKGVAATNPEKIELTTHELEKIIKGTQSELHDGSDSDAEDDDTTPKCKTKSKLDTSQADEYDFDKYDEESGDVHCNIGNIASFGKHGKDPLVTGDDDDSEKEDDGIKSDDNLVLVGHVEGDASTLEIFVYNEEEGSFYCHHDILLPSFPLCIEWLNFDPADSKPSNLCAIGNMTPIIEVWDLDLIDCLEPAYKLGRKPSKKKNQKRIGHKDAVLDLAWNENYTHVLASGSVDQTVLLWDLENGTPVNKFASFGEKVQSLKFHPTETHQLLTGCADKVVRLFDCRDETITKSWEVSGEVERVLWNYFDSNYCIVSTDNGYMQYFDVRQDDPIWSFQAHTKEVTGLSLSSSCSGLLVTSANDGVIKVWDIINHTDPYLVWEKKSNLGAVQCLASNPDDPFVFIAGGDNKSHNLKVFNFMRITEVRERFENRQTLKSNNHEEMMDVTEDMESMILNNSLNTLCKKKKKKING, from the exons atgaatataataccTTGTACAACTTGGGTGAAGAAAGGTGTCGCAGCTACAAATCCCGAAAag attgAGTTGACAACAcatgaattagaaaaaataataaaaggaacACAATCAGAATTGCA TGATGGAAGTGATAGTGATGCAGAAGATGATGATACTACTCCaaaatgcaaaacaaaatCTAAGTTGGATACATCTCAAGCTGATGAATATGACTTTGACAAATACGACgaagaat CTGGTGACGTACATTGTAATATTGGTAATATTGCAAGTTTTGGAAAACATGGAAAAGATCCATTGGTTACAGGGGATGATGATGATTCAGAGAAAGAAGATGATGGTATAAAAAGTGATGATAACCTGGTACTAGTAGGACATGTTGAAGGAGATGCTAGTACATTGGAAATATTTG tttacAATGAAGAGGAGGGTTCATTTTATTGTCATCATGATATATTATTACCATCATTTCCATTATGTATAGAGTGGCTAAACTTTGATCCAGCAGATTCAAAACCaa GTAATTTATGTGCAATTGGTAATATGACTCCCATAATAGAGGTATGGGATTTAGATTTAATAGATTGTTTGGAACCAGCTTATAAACTTGGTCGTAAGccaagtaaaaaaaagaatcaaaaacGCATTGGACATAAAGATGCTGTGTTGGATTTAGCatggaatgaaaattatac tcATGTACTTGCTAGTGGATCTGTTGATCAAACTGTTCTGTTATGGGATTTAGAAAATGGTACACCTGTTAATAAATTTGCTTCCTTTGGTGAAAAAGTACAgtcattgaaatttcatccaaCAGAAACTCACCAATTACTAACTGGATGTGCGGATAA GGTAGTGAGATTATTTGACTGTAGAGATGAAACAATCACAAAATCTTGGGAAGTATCGGGAGAAGTAGAAAGAGTTTTATGGAATTACTTTGACTCAAATTATTGTATA GTAAGTACAGATAATGGGTACATGCAATATTTTGATGTTAGACAAGATGATCCAATTTGGAGTTTCCAAGCTCACACAAAGGAAGTTACAG GTTTATCCTTGAGTTCATCGTGTTCTGGCCTCCTGGTTACATCAGCAAATGATGGTGTCATAAAAGTATGGGATATTATTAATCATACAGACCCGTATCTtgtttgggaaaagaaaagtaatctTGGTGCAGTACAATGTCTCGCTTCAAATCCGGACGATCCCTTTGTGTTCATTGCTGGTGGTGACAATAAATCCCATAACCTtaaagtattcaattttatgagAATAACAGAAG taCGTGAGAGATTTGAAAACAGACAaacattaaaaagtaataatcaTGAAGAAATGATGGATGTAACTGAAGACATGGAATCAATGATTCTTAATAATAGCCTTAAtacattatgtaaaaaaaagaaaaagaaaataaatggataA
- the LOC128872161 gene encoding periodic tryptophan protein 1 homolog isoform X1 produces MNIIPCTTWVKKGVAATNPEKIELTTHELEKIIKGTQSELQSDGSDSDAEDDDTTPKCKTKSKLDTSQADEYDFDKYDEESGDVHCNIGNIASFGKHGKDPLVTGDDDDSEKEDDGIKSDDNLVLVGHVEGDASTLEIFVYNEEEGSFYCHHDILLPSFPLCIEWLNFDPADSKPSNLCAIGNMTPIIEVWDLDLIDCLEPAYKLGRKPSKKKNQKRIGHKDAVLDLAWNENYTHVLASGSVDQTVLLWDLENGTPVNKFASFGEKVQSLKFHPTETHQLLTGCADKVVRLFDCRDETITKSWEVSGEVERVLWNYFDSNYCIVSTDNGYMQYFDVRQDDPIWSFQAHTKEVTGLSLSSSCSGLLVTSANDGVIKVWDIINHTDPYLVWEKKSNLGAVQCLASNPDDPFVFIAGGDNKSHNLKVFNFMRITEVRERFENRQTLKSNNHEEMMDVTEDMESMILNNSLNTLCKKKKKKING; encoded by the exons atgaatataataccTTGTACAACTTGGGTGAAGAAAGGTGTCGCAGCTACAAATCCCGAAAag attgAGTTGACAACAcatgaattagaaaaaataataaaaggaacACAATCAGAATTGCA AAGTGATGGAAGTGATAGTGATGCAGAAGATGATGATACTACTCCaaaatgcaaaacaaaatCTAAGTTGGATACATCTCAAGCTGATGAATATGACTTTGACAAATACGACgaagaat CTGGTGACGTACATTGTAATATTGGTAATATTGCAAGTTTTGGAAAACATGGAAAAGATCCATTGGTTACAGGGGATGATGATGATTCAGAGAAAGAAGATGATGGTATAAAAAGTGATGATAACCTGGTACTAGTAGGACATGTTGAAGGAGATGCTAGTACATTGGAAATATTTG tttacAATGAAGAGGAGGGTTCATTTTATTGTCATCATGATATATTATTACCATCATTTCCATTATGTATAGAGTGGCTAAACTTTGATCCAGCAGATTCAAAACCaa GTAATTTATGTGCAATTGGTAATATGACTCCCATAATAGAGGTATGGGATTTAGATTTAATAGATTGTTTGGAACCAGCTTATAAACTTGGTCGTAAGccaagtaaaaaaaagaatcaaaaacGCATTGGACATAAAGATGCTGTGTTGGATTTAGCatggaatgaaaattatac tcATGTACTTGCTAGTGGATCTGTTGATCAAACTGTTCTGTTATGGGATTTAGAAAATGGTACACCTGTTAATAAATTTGCTTCCTTTGGTGAAAAAGTACAgtcattgaaatttcatccaaCAGAAACTCACCAATTACTAACTGGATGTGCGGATAA GGTAGTGAGATTATTTGACTGTAGAGATGAAACAATCACAAAATCTTGGGAAGTATCGGGAGAAGTAGAAAGAGTTTTATGGAATTACTTTGACTCAAATTATTGTATA GTAAGTACAGATAATGGGTACATGCAATATTTTGATGTTAGACAAGATGATCCAATTTGGAGTTTCCAAGCTCACACAAAGGAAGTTACAG GTTTATCCTTGAGTTCATCGTGTTCTGGCCTCCTGGTTACATCAGCAAATGATGGTGTCATAAAAGTATGGGATATTATTAATCATACAGACCCGTATCTtgtttgggaaaagaaaagtaatctTGGTGCAGTACAATGTCTCGCTTCAAATCCGGACGATCCCTTTGTGTTCATTGCTGGTGGTGACAATAAATCCCATAACCTtaaagtattcaattttatgagAATAACAGAAG taCGTGAGAGATTTGAAAACAGACAaacattaaaaagtaataatcaTGAAGAAATGATGGATGTAACTGAAGACATGGAATCAATGATTCTTAATAATAGCCTTAAtacattatgtaaaaaaaagaaaaagaaaataaatggataA